A single window of Desulfovibrio desulfuricans DNA harbors:
- a CDS encoding formate hydrogenlyase maturation HycH family protein: protein MTEVVSFHALRRKFLDTQKDLPESDATKQVMYYSLAIGHHVGVIDCLVKVLECPKDAYEAWVGLLPEGEARRKMSGLLTFGEIHIDANHAGMLGKAFAEAMPGMDEPYKGWSAVLMEQLAAIQREPALYLMVQLPRRME, encoded by the coding sequence ATGACTGAGGTGGTCAGCTTCCACGCGCTGCGGCGAAAGTTTCTGGATACGCAGAAGGATCTTCCCGAGTCTGACGCTACCAAGCAGGTCATGTACTACTCCCTTGCCATCGGGCATCACGTGGGAGTTATCGACTGCCTCGTCAAAGTGCTGGAATGCCCCAAGGACGCCTACGAAGCATGGGTGGGCCTGCTGCCGGAAGGTGAGGCCCGCCGCAAGATGAGCGGCCTGCTGACCTTTGGCGAAATCCATATTGACGCGAACCATGCGGGCATGCTGGGCAAGGCTTTTGCCGAAGCCATGCCCGGCATGGACGAGCCATACAAGGGCTGGAGCGCTGTACTCATGGAGCAACTGGCCGCCATTCAGCGCGAGCCTGCGCTCTACCTCATGGTGCAACTGCCCCGGAGGATGGAATGA
- a CDS encoding formate hydrogenlyase complex iron-sulfur subunit, translating into MLKLLKIVRDAGEVTIKYPFAPAEFTPTFRGKPEYDPKRCIACAACAIACPPNALTIETDLEKGVRTWQFCAGRCIFCGRCEEVCPTRALRLSQEFELAVMRKDDLYERCTFSLCHCRQCGTPFAPQKEVDYALALTMQADGVTEEDPDQRRQFETCPQCKRKQTLGLKPRQEV; encoded by the coding sequence ATGCTGAAATTACTCAAAATAGTCCGTGATGCAGGCGAGGTAACGATCAAGTATCCCTTCGCGCCTGCCGAATTCACGCCCACTTTCCGCGGCAAGCCGGAATATGACCCCAAGCGCTGCATTGCCTGTGCGGCCTGCGCCATCGCCTGCCCGCCCAATGCCCTGACTATTGAAACCGATCTGGAAAAGGGCGTGCGCACCTGGCAGTTTTGCGCCGGGCGCTGCATCTTTTGCGGTCGCTGCGAAGAGGTTTGCCCCACCAGGGCCTTGCGCCTCTCGCAGGAGTTTGAACTTGCCGTCATGCGCAAGGACGACCTTTATGAACGCTGCACCTTCAGCCTGTGCCACTGCCGCCAGTGCGGCACCCCCTTTGCCCCGCAAAAAGAGGTGGACTACGCGCTGGCCCTGACCATGCAGGCTGACGGCGTTACGGAGGAAGACCCCGACCAGAGGCGGCAGTTTGAAACCTGCCCCCAGTGCAAGCGCAAGCAGACCCTCGGCCTCAAGCCCCGGCAGGAGGTATAG
- a CDS encoding 4Fe-4S dicluster domain-containing protein — MKKRIAANPGRCIGCRTCEIACALAHSELRIEDMTASDFKARVAILKHEDISTPVACRQCEDAPCASACPCGAIVADSESVTVLRHKCIGCKACIMACLYGVMRVTSHKVRRTVCGKPMGFSRKALAQKCDLCASVPEGPSCVRACPTDVLFVVEDEKVQPAGTAAFQ; from the coding sequence ATGAAAAAACGCATAGCGGCCAATCCAGGGCGCTGCATAGGCTGCCGCACCTGTGAGATAGCCTGCGCCCTGGCGCACAGTGAACTGCGTATTGAAGACATGACCGCCTCTGACTTCAAAGCCAGAGTCGCCATCCTGAAGCACGAAGACATCAGCACTCCGGTTGCCTGCCGCCAGTGCGAGGACGCCCCATGCGCATCGGCCTGCCCCTGCGGGGCCATTGTTGCCGACAGCGAGAGCGTCACCGTGCTGCGGCACAAGTGCATAGGCTGCAAGGCCTGCATCATGGCCTGCCTTTATGGGGTCATGCGGGTCACAAGCCACAAGGTGCGCCGTACAGTATGCGGCAAACCGATGGGATTCAGCCGCAAGGCCCTGGCGCAAAAATGCGATCTGTGCGCCAGCGTGCCCGAAGGCCCCTCCTGCGTGCGGGCCTGCCCCACCGATGTGTTGTTCGTGGTGGAGGATGAAAAAGTGCAGCCCGCAGGAACAGCAGCATTTCAGTAA
- a CDS encoding NADH-quinone oxidoreductase subunit B family protein, which produces MSIVPYAYAPGISHYKTEPVSVEDSIAALKGALLQRIQRSAYVYRIDCGGCNGCEIEIFASITSIFDAERFGIKVVPSPRHADILLFTGAVTRAMRMPALRAFHNAPDPKICVSYGACGCSGGIFHDMYSVWGGSDKIVPIDVYIPGCPPTPQATIYGFAMALGLLDQKLKERNHEESGAAAPAPLLPDAPLDIRVRIEREARLLAGYRQGREISDRFFQCLEAGSTAALEANLQKWIRDAEDPRLTEILFRLREVFFDSLNVEQDQGIYHD; this is translated from the coding sequence ATGTCCATCGTTCCCTATGCCTACGCGCCCGGTATCTCGCACTACAAAACCGAACCCGTCAGCGTTGAGGATTCCATAGCCGCGCTCAAGGGAGCGCTTTTGCAGCGCATTCAGCGCTCCGCCTACGTATACCGCATCGACTGCGGCGGCTGCAACGGCTGCGAAATTGAAATCTTCGCGTCCATCACGTCCATTTTTGATGCCGAGCGTTTCGGCATCAAGGTGGTTCCTTCGCCCCGCCATGCAGATATTCTGCTGTTCACGGGCGCTGTTACCCGCGCCATGCGCATGCCCGCCCTGCGCGCCTTTCACAACGCGCCTGACCCCAAGATATGCGTCTCTTACGGTGCCTGCGGGTGCAGCGGCGGCATCTTCCACGACATGTATTCCGTGTGGGGCGGCAGCGACAAGATTGTGCCCATTGACGTGTACATTCCCGGCTGCCCGCCAACCCCGCAGGCTACGATCTATGGCTTTGCCATGGCCCTTGGCCTGCTGGATCAGAAGCTCAAGGAGCGCAATCACGAGGAATCCGGCGCAGCCGCTCCAGCGCCCCTGCTGCCCGATGCCCCGCTCGACATCCGCGTGCGGATTGAACGCGAGGCGCGTCTGCTGGCTGGCTACCGCCAGGGCAGGGAAATCAGCGACAGGTTCTTCCAGTGCCTTGAGGCCGGAAGCACCGCCGCCCTTGAAGCAAACCTGCAAAAATGGATTCGCGATGCCGAAGACCCCCGCCTGACGGAAATTCTCTTCCGCCTGCGCGAAGTGTTTTTCGACAGCCTGAACGTTGAGCAGGATCAGGGGATCTACCATGACTGA
- the hycI gene encoding hydrogenase maturation peptidase HycI → MTAPAPQDCNVVLTVGNSLMGDDGAGPLLCERMEANPVPGWTVVDGGSMPENVTYSVKAMKPRRLLIVDVATLGLAPGEMRFVDKERIRSMGIASTHNMPLSFIMDELEREIEQVVFLGIQPQEVGFCLPVTDAVQHAVERIHAGLADGLGDIPWLA, encoded by the coding sequence ATGACAGCCCCCGCCCCCCAAGACTGCAATGTGGTGCTGACCGTGGGCAACAGCCTCATGGGCGATGACGGCGCAGGCCCGCTTTTGTGCGAACGCATGGAGGCAAACCCTGTGCCGGGCTGGACTGTGGTGGACGGCGGCTCCATGCCTGAAAACGTCACCTACTCGGTCAAAGCCATGAAGCCCCGGCGTCTGCTCATTGTGGACGTTGCCACCCTCGGGCTTGCCCCCGGTGAGATGCGCTTTGTGGACAAGGAGCGCATTCGCTCCATGGGTATAGCCAGCACGCACAACATGCCCCTCTCCTTCATTATGGACGAACTGGAGCGGGAGATTGAACAGGTTGTATTTCTGGGCATCCAGCCGCAGGAAGTGGGCTTTTGTCTGCCTGTTACCGATGCTGTGCAGCATGCGGTGGAGCGTATTCATGCGGGGCTGGCGGACGGCCTAGGCGACATTCCCTGGCTGGCCTGA